The following coding sequences are from one bacterium window:
- the ruvA gene encoding Holliday junction branch migration protein RuvA, protein MIAYLHGKLQTKNAEQIIIDIHGIGYLVSIPLSTFYKLPDAGEEVRLFITTFIRETSWQLFGFWTIEEKELFEIMLGVSKIGPKLARSILSHISPEEFRSAIRAQDVSRMQAIPGIGDKTARRLILELKDKVSPKGKGEAARAGEPPSAATQAEEQAVQSSGDRMESDAVDALLSLGYNRLQAERAVNQILLREEHLSIEELIKKALNRLAG, encoded by the coding sequence ATGATCGCCTATCTTCACGGAAAACTTCAGACCAAGAACGCCGAGCAGATTATCATCGATATTCATGGCATCGGGTATCTGGTTTCCATCCCGCTCTCCACTTTTTACAAGCTGCCTGATGCAGGGGAAGAGGTCAGGCTGTTTATTACCACCTTCATCCGCGAGACTTCCTGGCAGTTATTCGGATTCTGGACTATAGAAGAAAAGGAGCTGTTCGAGATTATGCTGGGAGTATCCAAGATCGGCCCCAAACTGGCCAGGAGTATCCTCTCCCATATCTCTCCCGAAGAGTTCAGGTCCGCCATTCGTGCCCAGGATGTAAGCCGGATGCAGGCTATCCCCGGAATCGGGGACAAGACCGCCCGAAGGCTCATCCTGGAATTGAAAGATAAAGTATCCCCCAAAGGGAAGGGGGAGGCGGCGCGGGCAGGGGAGCCGCCTTCGGCAGCCACTCAGGCTGAGGAACAGGCGGTGCAAAGCAGTGGCGACCGGATGGAGAGCGATGCGGTCGATGCCCTGCTCAGCCTGGGATATAACCGGCTCCAGGCCGAGCGGGCAGTCAACCAGATACTCCTGAGAGAGGAACACCTTTCGATCGAAGAACTTATCAAAAAAGCCCTTAACCGGCTGGCGGGGTAA
- the ruvC gene encoding crossover junction endodeoxyribonuclease RuvC, whose product MRIMGIDPGIAHTGYAVIEGQSQEVALCDVGIIKTPSGIHFAERLQRIGVSLEELIEKHHPAEAAVEDIFIAASPRLALKLGQARGVAVYVASRAKVAVYEYSPLQVKEAIVGYGRATKDQVRKMVQTLLNLKDLKVHDDASDALAIAVCHFHASRLSRLLSGSDSHGNAGLPGGPLIS is encoded by the coding sequence ATGCGGATTATGGGTATTGACCCGGGCATTGCCCATACCGGCTATGCGGTGATTGAGGGTCAAAGCCAGGAGGTGGCTCTGTGTGATGTCGGCATCATCAAGACACCTTCCGGCATTCATTTTGCCGAGCGATTACAAAGAATCGGTGTTTCACTGGAAGAGCTGATTGAAAAACATCATCCTGCTGAAGCTGCGGTTGAGGATATATTTATCGCCGCCAGCCCGCGACTGGCCCTGAAACTGGGGCAGGCCAGGGGGGTGGCTGTCTATGTAGCCAGCAGAGCGAAGGTAGCGGTCTATGAATACTCTCCCTTACAGGTCAAAGAGGCCATTGTCGGCTACGGGAGGGCTACCAAGGACCAGGTCAGAAAGATGGTCCAGACCCTGCTCAACCTGAAGGACCTGAAGGTCCACGACGATGCCTCGGATGCTCTGGCCATAGCTGTCTGCCACTTTCATGCCTCACGATTGAGCCGGTTATTATCGGGCAGCGATTCCCACGGTAATGCTGGCCTGCCCGGAGGACCCTTGATTTCATGA
- a CDS encoding response regulator: MEAEKKKVLIVDDEPYVIRVVKLKLINAGYEVFTASNGLEALEKIESLKPDVVISDVNMPKLGGRELCLRAIPFKQERDFLTIVITSSIDKADRDWVQSMDKTVFLEKPFSPKELLKIIGQYCS, encoded by the coding sequence ATGGAAGCAGAAAAGAAGAAGGTGCTGATTGTTGACGATGAACCGTACGTTATTCGGGTTGTAAAGCTGAAGTTGATCAATGCCGGCTATGAGGTATTTACTGCCTCCAATGGGCTGGAGGCCCTCGAGAAGATTGAATCCCTGAAGCCTGACGTGGTGATCAGCGATGTCAATATGCCCAAGCTGGGCGGCAGGGAACTGTGCCTGCGGGCTATTCCCTTCAAGCAGGAGCGGGACTTTCTCACCATTGTCATTACCTCAAGCATTGATAAAGCTGATCGCGACTGGGTCCAATCAATGGATAAAACCGTATTCCTTGAAAAACCCTTCAGTCCGAAGGAATTGCTGAAAATCATCGGCCAATACTGCAGCTGA
- a CDS encoding CPBP family intramembrane glutamic endopeptidase, which yields MSSAESPSRPALPMSSALCLLILIVLIEIGGGCLFSHFLPKAGDREALWVTALLRLLDFCLILFFACQSGQGISAIGIRPTEWLKGIIKGLEWSFGFGLIVLLTWAVVFFAFHINLLQFLISSSTPAHFWLIMAIGGIFAPIVEDSFFVGCLYNSLRRKLSPLWSILGISILFALLHSVRGIPVTQLIGGLLFTLAFEYSANLLTPISIHILANCTLFTLAYSAWIKGILR from the coding sequence GTGAGTTCAGCAGAATCCCCCAGCCGGCCAGCCCTGCCCATGAGCTCTGCCCTGTGCCTGCTCATTCTGATCGTCCTGATCGAGATCGGGGGAGGCTGCCTTTTTTCCCATTTCCTGCCAAAAGCGGGCGATAGAGAAGCGCTGTGGGTCACGGCACTCCTTCGGCTTCTGGATTTTTGCCTGATTCTGTTCTTTGCCTGCCAATCCGGTCAGGGGATATCTGCCATCGGCATCAGACCGACAGAGTGGCTGAAGGGAATTATCAAGGGGCTGGAGTGGAGTTTTGGATTCGGCCTGATTGTTTTATTAACCTGGGCTGTGGTATTCTTTGCATTTCACATCAATCTCCTTCAGTTCCTGATCTCCTCTTCCACCCCGGCCCACTTCTGGTTAATCATGGCGATTGGAGGAATCTTTGCACCCATCGTCGAGGATTCTTTTTTCGTCGGCTGCCTGTATAACTCCCTGCGGAGAAAACTCTCCCCTCTCTGGTCCATTCTCGGCATATCCATCCTTTTTGCCCTGCTCCACAGCGTTCGGGGTATTCCGGTTACTCAACTTATCGGCGGCCTCTTATTTACTCTGGCCTTTGAATATTCCGCTAATCTTCTGACTCCGATCAGCATCCATATTCTGGCCAACTGTACCCTTTTCACCCTTGCGTATTCCGCCTGGATCAAGGGTATTCTCAGATAA
- a CDS encoding STAS domain-containing protein — protein MKIKETKLGLVSILALVGPIIEEHAGILKERLEQCLNAGDLRILVDLKEVTLIDSAGLELLWDALMKFRKVNGSLKLVNANPLIMDIFLATRMTNAFEIFSDQEKAYRSFL, from the coding sequence ATGAAGATTAAAGAAACCAAATTGGGCCTGGTTTCCATTCTGGCTCTGGTCGGCCCGATAATCGAGGAGCATGCAGGCATCCTGAAGGAGAGGCTGGAGCAATGCCTCAATGCCGGCGATCTTCGCATCCTTGTTGATCTTAAAGAGGTCACTCTCATTGACAGTGCAGGCTTGGAGCTCTTATGGGATGCCCTCATGAAATTTCGGAAAGTGAACGGCAGCTTAAAACTGGTTAACGCCAATCCCCTGATTATGGATATTTTTCTGGCTACCCGGATGACCAATGCTTTTGAAATCTTTTCGGACCAGGAAAAAGCTTACCGGAGTTTCCTATGA
- a CDS encoding ATP-binding protein, with product MTILKRQHNPGISWTLPEEDNKGQDNSKIVNRFGLLIIGVAAITVSLILFLFYRYEKRTGEKQLARDGFTLCSLIADLVRQEVLVDNQPRDLNLLDYVVREKGIVYCLAINNDGVPLVRLGRQAPEEGFKPTGDSEKIEHLLTQKRLESQNGEVIYEFSKPIYLEGKRAGLVKIGLALSDYVYLTQETNYLAGGIALSIFGLVFLFYYLLKRLFSPLYQMNYHLRQIIKEEQEFPKIEVSFHGEVGQLARRMNQLLLTQKKKSQKQEEINAELEISNKVLLYEKIRMRAILDNLKAGIIVIDSTGRCIMANKLAGHFLKGELQDYLGKPWKDFLQDHEPDLVQLFTKFYDKGNIYGHDSLEIQKTEGDNPAIFHHTFSYLLNAEDKPLGFLWMITDITSQKQSELSKYEFVNHVAHELKTPLNTLVSYSEMLLDGEVNDEQTKREFFNNINEEAIRLSRLINNLLNISKIEMGCLKINRTLIKVDKLLRDCFQTVRAQALSKGINFTVDMADKMPNLLLDKDLIEVAILNLLTNAIKYTPAMGEVTLQGIVEEESVLIRVTDSGYGIPEDEINHIFDKFFRSSKEEVKKEPGTGLGLSLAMNIVQLHKGDIRVESKWGSGSSFTIILPKEEVYI from the coding sequence ATGACTATACTGAAGAGGCAGCACAATCCCGGTATTTCCTGGACGTTACCGGAAGAGGATAATAAAGGCCAGGATAATTCAAAAATCGTCAATCGGTTCGGTTTATTGATCATAGGCGTTGCAGCCATTACTGTCTCGCTGATACTGTTTCTCTTCTACCGCTATGAAAAAAGAACCGGAGAGAAGCAACTGGCCAGGGATGGCTTTACCCTGTGCAGCCTGATTGCCGATCTGGTCCGGCAGGAGGTTCTGGTTGATAACCAGCCCCGGGATCTCAACCTGCTCGACTATGTTGTCCGGGAGAAGGGCATAGTTTATTGCCTGGCCATAAACAACGACGGAGTACCTCTTGTCCGCCTGGGGAGGCAGGCGCCTGAAGAAGGTTTCAAACCCACGGGGGACAGTGAGAAGATTGAACACCTGTTAACCCAAAAGCGGCTGGAAAGCCAAAATGGCGAGGTTATCTACGAGTTCTCGAAGCCGATTTACCTTGAGGGGAAAAGAGCCGGCCTGGTTAAAATCGGCCTGGCTTTGTCCGATTATGTTTACCTTACTCAGGAAACCAACTATCTGGCAGGGGGCATTGCTCTTTCGATCTTCGGGCTGGTATTTCTCTTTTATTACCTGCTGAAGAGGCTTTTTTCCCCGCTGTATCAGATGAACTATCACCTGAGGCAGATAATCAAAGAGGAGCAGGAATTTCCGAAAATCGAGGTTTCTTTTCACGGGGAGGTCGGGCAGCTTGCCCGGCGAATGAATCAGCTTCTGCTCACCCAGAAAAAGAAAAGCCAGAAGCAGGAAGAGATTAACGCTGAGCTGGAAATATCGAACAAGGTCCTGCTCTATGAAAAGATCCGGATGAGGGCGATTCTCGACAACCTGAAAGCGGGTATTATCGTGATCGATTCCACAGGAAGATGCATTATGGCCAATAAGCTTGCCGGTCATTTCCTGAAAGGAGAGCTTCAGGATTACCTGGGCAAACCCTGGAAGGATTTTCTCCAGGACCATGAGCCGGATCTGGTCCAGTTATTTACCAAGTTTTATGACAAGGGAAATATCTACGGTCATGACTCTCTGGAAATACAAAAAACCGAGGGAGACAATCCCGCAATATTTCACCACACCTTCTCGTATCTCCTGAATGCAGAGGACAAACCGCTCGGTTTTCTCTGGATGATTACTGATATCACCTCGCAAAAGCAGTCGGAACTATCGAAGTATGAGTTTGTAAATCATGTAGCCCATGAGTTAAAAACTCCGCTCAATACCCTTGTGTCGTATAGTGAGATGCTCCTTGATGGTGAAGTCAACGATGAGCAGACCAAGCGCGAATTTTTCAACAACATTAATGAAGAAGCTATTCGGCTCTCGCGGCTCATCAACAACCTGCTCAATATATCGAAGATCGAAATGGGGTGCCTGAAGATCAACCGGACTCTCATCAAGGTGGATAAACTGCTGCGGGATTGTTTCCAGACCGTGCGGGCCCAGGCATTGAGCAAAGGGATCAACTTTACGGTGGATATGGCTGATAAAATGCCCAACCTGCTGTTAGATAAAGACCTTATCGAGGTAGCTATCCTGAATCTGCTCACCAATGCCATCAAGTATACTCCTGCTATGGGGGAAGTCACCCTGCAGGGGATCGTTGAAGAAGAGAGCGTTCTGATCAGGGTTACCGATTCCGGGTATGGCATTCCCGAAGATGAGATCAACCATATCTTTGATAAGTTCTTCCGGTCCAGCAAAGAGGAGGTTAAAAAAGAGCCGGGAACCGGTTTAGGGCTGTCCCTGGCCATGAATATTGTTCAATTGCATAAAGGCGATATCAGAGTGGAAAGTAAATGGGGAAGCGGCAGCTCTTTTACCATTATCCTGCCTAAGGAGGAAGTGTATATCTGA
- a CDS encoding HD domain-containing phosphohydrolase — MEKLKLSEETFSRLDLGPLSNLLKRGQKSPNRSLELRDSKGEIVLSCPKSRVPLLTGQKYRSLIQSGLMRGEIQQAAIDQSRYLVGVPIMKEDSFFAALLIGEHQEAGSQSCGQWTIDNDLKFYQDLADLIVKECSTQLEIMSLSEELASRYEELNLFYGVGEWLRGVQEADKSVQLIIDKISETLEVDHSFITLPAKQIFAISGSFESWDNDYGKLDHLKQLGNDLLNILANDDFLICNQAHTHEVLRLHFPSPVSLITVPISMNSQRQGVLGAFFQYEPRWKMFTAGDVRLLQSMAEVISILLSNTELYHNLKTFLVTVVKCLVSAIEAKDMYTRGHSERVNRISMLIADHMNLPHSARESLDWASILHDIGKIGIPENILTKPDSLTNEEYAEIKKHPERGYIILKPIQGFQSSLDGVRFHQERYDGKGYPLGLKGKEIPLNARIIAVGDTYDAITSNRAYRHGRSHQEAVDEIRRVAGTQLDPDIVQAFLELAESRQEQLLKLESKPEEIQDED, encoded by the coding sequence ATGGAAAAACTCAAATTATCTGAAGAGACATTTTCACGGCTGGATCTTGGTCCTCTATCCAATCTGCTCAAGCGCGGGCAGAAATCACCGAACCGAAGCCTCGAGCTGCGGGATTCAAAGGGAGAGATTGTGCTGTCCTGCCCAAAATCCAGGGTCCCTCTGCTCACGGGTCAAAAGTACCGGAGTCTTATTCAAAGTGGACTGATGAGAGGAGAAATACAGCAGGCGGCGATTGATCAGAGCCGGTATCTGGTCGGGGTACCGATCATGAAAGAGGATTCCTTTTTCGCAGCTTTGCTCATCGGTGAGCATCAGGAAGCCGGCTCACAATCCTGCGGTCAATGGACGATAGATAATGACCTGAAGTTCTATCAGGACCTGGCCGATCTCATTGTCAAAGAGTGCAGCACGCAACTTGAAATCATGAGCCTCTCGGAGGAATTGGCCAGCCGCTATGAAGAGCTTAACCTGTTCTATGGCGTGGGAGAGTGGCTGAGGGGGGTTCAGGAAGCGGATAAGAGCGTTCAGTTAATCATTGACAAGATCAGTGAAACCCTGGAGGTCGATCATAGCTTTATCACGCTTCCAGCAAAACAAATCTTTGCCATAAGCGGGTCCTTCGAAAGCTGGGACAATGACTATGGCAAGCTCGATCATCTTAAGCAGTTAGGAAATGATTTACTGAACATCCTGGCCAATGATGATTTTCTCATCTGCAATCAGGCTCACACCCATGAAGTATTACGGCTGCATTTTCCCTCGCCGGTGAGTCTCATTACCGTTCCGATCAGTATGAACAGCCAGCGTCAGGGGGTTCTTGGGGCTTTTTTTCAGTATGAGCCCCGCTGGAAGATGTTTACTGCCGGTGATGTCCGTCTGCTCCAGTCCATGGCCGAGGTTATTTCCATTCTGCTCAGTAATACCGAGCTTTACCACAACCTGAAGACCTTTCTGGTTACCGTGGTCAAGTGCCTTGTCTCGGCCATAGAGGCCAAGGATATGTATACCCGTGGTCACTCGGAACGTGTCAACCGGATTTCAATGCTGATTGCCGATCATATGAATCTGCCTCACAGTGCCAGGGAAAGCCTGGATTGGGCTTCGATCTTGCACGATATCGGCAAGATCGGCATTCCGGAGAATATTCTGACCAAGCCGGACAGTCTGACCAATGAGGAGTATGCGGAGATCAAGAAGCACCCGGAACGCGGCTATATTATCCTCAAGCCTATTCAGGGGTTTCAGTCATCACTGGACGGGGTGCGGTTTCACCAGGAACGGTATGATGGCAAGGGATATCCACTGGGTCTGAAGGGGAAGGAGATTCCCTTAAACGCCCGCATTATTGCTGTCGGTGACACCTATGATGCCATCACCAGCAATCGTGCCTACCGGCATGGGCGCTCTCATCAGGAGGCTGTGGACGAAATCAGGAGAGTCGCCGGAACCCAATTGGACCCTGATATTGTTCAGGCATTTCTGGAATTGGCTGAATCCAGGCAGGAGCAGTTGCTCAAGCTGGAGAGTAAGCCGGAGGAGATTCAGGATGAAGATTAA
- a CDS encoding HEAT repeat domain-containing protein, with product MTIAEEKPKGIPRVIFFLFLSTLLGIFAGQLLGTFLVATSNHQLWFEQEAIARLGFLAVPGHFLTSEMKAFSTYLAGGIFFALSIGLGYGFFWGLILWIFSLYRRKWYPYVRLLPIIILSAILIWQGRGTDRSVLLFLLSFPLLIYAVSFPVLSKARVPLADVGTYGFIFVCFSVLLVITFRQLDFIEIRDRVLLPTEAGRQIDEFYYRYTLYPARLVQPLCYRLQNVVVIDAHSFPQQRLTAIQDSLRRNDWFAVSADPGGHFQAALGCNGASDEILFYWRNGQQPGKDGWMREAAPVYRVLCQEFMNDPAKHLEEYSLAADPYTLLRTGCGICLFFILPLAVAFFLFTLCVWLIRKGLSLDRSNLGRLKETVITLGIILILFLALITRPLWMKTRLPESRFGLWQIAKTEEPGDRIGALKRLDETLDPQTCMAHQGDIILLARDPNPVVRRFAARLIGKMAASDEAMAFPLLLSLLEDSNINVVYTAAESLCELPGQRARAKLDEILRTNQPWYLKMKVYHALKEAGWHQ from the coding sequence ATGACTATAGCCGAAGAAAAACCAAAAGGCATACCCAGAGTGATTTTCTTCCTCTTCCTCTCCACCCTGCTCGGCATTTTTGCAGGGCAACTCCTGGGAACATTTCTGGTAGCCACCAGCAACCATCAGCTCTGGTTCGAGCAGGAGGCCATTGCCCGGCTCGGGTTTCTGGCTGTTCCCGGCCATTTTCTGACTTCCGAAATGAAAGCCTTCTCCACCTATCTGGCCGGAGGGATTTTCTTTGCCCTGTCCATCGGGCTTGGCTATGGATTTTTCTGGGGGCTCATCCTGTGGATATTCTCTCTTTATCGCAGGAAATGGTACCCGTATGTCCGCCTTCTCCCCATTATCATCCTGTCTGCCATTCTGATCTGGCAGGGAAGAGGCACGGACAGGAGTGTGCTTCTTTTCCTTCTGTCTTTCCCGCTGCTCATCTATGCTGTATCGTTCCCTGTGCTCTCAAAGGCACGGGTCCCGCTGGCCGATGTCGGGACATACGGATTTATTTTCGTGTGCTTTTCCGTCCTTCTGGTCATAACCTTCCGGCAACTGGATTTTATCGAAATCCGGGACCGTGTTCTTTTACCGACCGAGGCGGGGCGTCAGATCGATGAGTTCTACTATCGCTACACGCTCTATCCGGCGCGTCTGGTGCAGCCCCTCTGCTACCGGCTTCAGAATGTGGTGGTTATCGATGCACACAGTTTTCCTCAACAGCGGCTGACAGCGATTCAGGATAGCTTGAGGCGCAACGACTGGTTCGCGGTTTCCGCTGATCCTGGCGGTCATTTTCAGGCTGCTCTTGGCTGCAACGGGGCTTCGGATGAGATTCTATTTTACTGGCGCAATGGGCAGCAGCCCGGAAAAGACGGCTGGATGCGGGAGGCTGCACCTGTCTACCGCGTCCTGTGTCAGGAATTCATGAACGATCCCGCAAAACACCTTGAGGAATACAGCCTGGCTGCTGATCCCTATACGCTGCTGCGTACAGGATGCGGAATTTGCCTGTTTTTCATCCTCCCTCTGGCCGTGGCTTTTTTCCTGTTTACCCTATGTGTCTGGTTAATCCGGAAAGGGCTTTCACTTGACCGGAGCAACCTGGGAAGGCTGAAAGAGACCGTGATTACTCTGGGAATCATCCTTATTTTGTTCCTTGCGCTCATTACCCGCCCTCTCTGGATGAAAACCCGCCTGCCTGAGTCCCGTTTCGGATTATGGCAAATAGCCAAGACAGAGGAGCCGGGAGACCGGATCGGCGCTCTCAAGCGGCTTGATGAAACCCTGGATCCGCAAACTTGCATGGCCCATCAGGGAGATATTATCCTTCTGGCCAGGGATCCGAATCCGGTGGTGCGCAGGTTTGCCGCCAGGCTCATCGGTAAAATGGCCGCATCCGATGAAGCCATGGCTTTCCCGCTGCTGCTTTCGTTACTTGAGGATTCAAATATCAATGTCGTCTATACGGCTGCCGAGTCCCTTTGCGAATTGCCCGGCCAGAGGGCCAGGGCAAAGCTGGATGAAATCCTGCGCACAAACCAGCCCTGGTATCTCAAGATGAAGGTCTACCATGCCCTCAAAGAGGCTGGCTGGCACCAATGA
- a CDS encoding YebC/PmpR family DNA-binding transcriptional regulator codes for MSGHSKWSSIKHKKAALDAKRGKAFTAVIKEITVAARMGGGDPAGNARLRAAIANAKAVNMPQENVIRAIKKGTGELPGVSYEELTYEGYGPGGVAMMVEIMTDNKNRTVAEMRHILSKHNGNLGETGCVAWMFDKKGLIVVDADKADEDKLMEIALNAGAEDMQRNDDVFEITTLPEDLQTVREEIERQGIEISSAAVSRIPKTTVKLEGKSAEQMIKLMEQLEDHDDVQHVFANFDIPDEIMERLGE; via the coding sequence ATGTCAGGACATTCAAAGTGGAGTTCGATCAAACATAAAAAAGCTGCGCTTGATGCCAAAAGAGGCAAAGCCTTTACTGCGGTCATCAAGGAAATTACCGTCGCAGCCAGAATGGGAGGCGGCGATCCCGCCGGCAATGCCCGGCTGCGGGCAGCCATTGCCAACGCCAAAGCCGTGAATATGCCCCAGGAGAATGTTATCAGAGCCATCAAGAAGGGGACCGGAGAACTGCCCGGTGTATCCTATGAAGAATTAACCTATGAGGGATACGGACCCGGCGGGGTGGCTATGATGGTCGAGATCATGACCGATAACAAAAACCGGACGGTAGCGGAAATGCGTCATATTCTCTCCAAGCATAACGGTAACCTCGGTGAGACAGGCTGCGTGGCCTGGATGTTTGACAAGAAGGGACTGATTGTCGTCGATGCGGACAAGGCCGATGAAGACAAATTGATGGAAATCGCCTTGAATGCCGGGGCCGAAGACATGCAGCGAAATGATGACGTGTTTGAAATCACTACTCTGCCGGAGGATCTGCAAACGGTGCGGGAGGAGATTGAAAGGCAGGGGATCGAGATCTCGAGCGCTGCGGTCAGCCGGATTCCCAAAACCACGGTTAAACTGGAGGGCAAATCAGCAGAGCAGATGATCAAGCTCATGGAACAACTGGAAGACCATGATGATGTGCAGCATGTCTTTGCCAATTTTGACATCCCGGATGAAATCATGGAGCGGCTTGGGGAATAA
- the ruvB gene encoding Holliday junction branch migration DNA helicase RuvB — MNNKEQFEKRLISPQPTGEDLSLDLSLRPQNFQEYLGQKRVKENLQIFIQAAKKRSEALDHCLFYGPPGMGKTSLAYIISREMGTSLRTTAGPVIERAGDLAAILTNLKDLDVLFIDEIHRLPAAVEEILYPAMEDYKLDIIIGQGPSARSIKIDLPRFTLVAATTRAGLLTSPLRDRFGVISRLEFYSPSELQAIVFRSARILNIQIDPDGAMEIARRSRGTPRIANRILKRVRDYAQVKADGRITREIADQALQMLEIDQAGFDKMDRLLLLAIIEKFAGGPVGVETLSAIINEEKDTIEDVYEPYLLQEGYLQKTPRGRVATALAYEHFGIEKKTCL; from the coding sequence ATGAACAATAAAGAACAATTTGAAAAACGTCTGATCAGCCCGCAACCGACCGGTGAAGACCTGTCGCTTGACCTGAGCCTGCGGCCCCAGAACTTTCAGGAATACCTGGGGCAAAAAAGGGTCAAGGAGAACCTGCAAATCTTCATCCAGGCCGCAAAAAAACGCTCCGAGGCCCTGGATCATTGCCTTTTCTACGGGCCGCCGGGCATGGGCAAGACATCGCTGGCTTATATCATCTCGCGGGAAATGGGAACCAGCCTGCGGACAACCGCAGGGCCGGTCATCGAGCGGGCCGGAGACCTGGCGGCAATTCTCACCAATCTCAAGGACCTCGATGTCCTGTTTATCGATGAGATACACCGGCTTCCGGCAGCGGTTGAAGAAATTTTATACCCGGCCATGGAAGACTATAAACTGGACATTATCATCGGGCAGGGGCCAAGCGCCCGGTCGATCAAGATCGACCTGCCCCGGTTTACCCTGGTGGCTGCCACTACACGGGCAGGACTGCTTACCTCTCCCCTCCGGGACAGGTTCGGGGTCATCAGCCGCCTGGAGTTTTACTCTCCCTCCGAGCTGCAGGCCATCGTGTTCCGGTCAGCAAGGATACTGAACATTCAGATCGATCCTGACGGGGCGATGGAAATCGCCAGACGGTCCCGGGGAACCCCCCGGATTGCCAACCGGATCCTCAAGCGGGTGCGGGACTATGCCCAAGTCAAGGCGGATGGCCGGATCACCCGAGAAATAGCAGATCAGGCCCTGCAGATGCTCGAAATCGATCAGGCCGGATTTGATAAAATGGACCGGCTGCTCCTCCTGGCCATTATTGAAAAATTCGCCGGCGGCCCGGTGGGCGTCGAGACCCTGTCGGCAATCATTAATGAAGAGAAGGATACCATCGAGGATGTCTATGAGCCCTACCTTCTCCAGGAAGGATACCTGCAGAAAACCCCCCGCGGCAGAGTAGCCACTGCCCTGGCGTATGAGCATTTCGGCATTGAGAAGAAGACCTGCCTATGA